In a single window of the Prochlorococcus marinus XMU1412 genome:
- the thiL gene encoding thiamine-phosphate kinase — MHKELLKDIGEKELINRLGKFMPKNQISDDCALIKTKNENLLVNTDSLVENVHFNDITICPRDLGWKAVVSNISDLLSSGSKQTIGITISLVLPARTEWIWVEELYKGINKALKEYGGLILGGDCSKGNEKIISITAFGIQGELELRRNACKPGDIILTTGIHGLSKLGFLIQNKINFDNEFSLNERLIIKSIEHFCRPRVYPNFLNNLLKTRSNKNITRIGCTDSSDGLFQALQDLAIASNCKAIINYEKIPKDKDWPKGDKWDEYYFFGGEDYELVFSLPKEWAENLSKLDKNINKIGFFTDGEPSIEFKDYKKNKLINNTPFKHF; from the coding sequence ATGCATAAAGAACTATTAAAAGATATAGGAGAAAAAGAATTAATAAATAGGCTAGGGAAATTTATGCCTAAAAACCAAATTTCAGATGATTGCGCTTTAATCAAAACTAAAAATGAAAATTTACTTGTTAATACTGATTCTTTGGTGGAGAATGTTCATTTCAATGACATTACTATTTGTCCTAGGGACCTTGGGTGGAAAGCAGTTGTTAGCAACATCTCTGACTTATTATCAAGTGGAAGCAAGCAAACTATAGGTATTACAATTAGCCTAGTTCTACCTGCTAGAACTGAGTGGATTTGGGTTGAAGAATTATACAAAGGAATAAATAAAGCACTAAAAGAATATGGCGGGTTGATTCTAGGGGGAGATTGCTCAAAGGGAAATGAAAAAATAATTTCAATTACGGCCTTTGGTATTCAAGGTGAACTTGAATTACGAAGAAACGCTTGTAAACCAGGAGATATAATCTTAACTACAGGAATTCATGGTCTTAGCAAACTGGGATTTTTGATACAAAATAAAATTAATTTCGATAATGAATTTTCTCTTAATGAAAGATTAATCATTAAGTCTATTGAACATTTTTGTCGCCCTAGAGTTTACCCAAATTTTCTAAATAATCTCCTCAAAACTCGCTCCAATAAAAATATAACGAGAATAGGATGTACTGATAGCAGTGATGGCCTATTTCAAGCCTTACAAGATTTAGCAATAGCTAGCAACTGCAAAGCGATCATAAACTATGAAAAAATACCTAAAGATAAGGATTGGCCTAAAGGAGATAAATGGGACGAATACTATTTTTTTGGAGGAGAAGATTATGAATTAGTTTTCTCATTGCCCAAAGAATGGGCAGAAAATTTATCTAAACTTGATAAAAATATTAATAAGATTGGTTTTTTTACTGATGGTGAACCATCAATAGAATTCAAAGATTATAAAAAAAACAAATTAATTAACAACACACCTTTCAAACACTTTTAA
- a CDS encoding peptidylprolyl isomerase → MQKFLSNQNKLFLILSIVILQVFFLKPIQVLADLPTGNAVKDPSAILRNALPIKQVELQELQHKLEDTSDLIRGGRWPALTKTVTKCQSLLKKYQSKIIQELPNDKKKIAEKTFLELKENFDSLQDYSKSKDKYSFIATRRDSLDKIGGLEEYFLPNEFPYSIPKEFDNLPRLLGRAKVNIKTSKGDMQAIVDGFNAPLTAGAFIDLSSKNFYKDLPINRAEEFFVLQTGDPIGEDIGYVDPETKEERHVPLEIRIPDEKETFYNQTFEDLGLYTETPTLPFATLGTLGWSHSNTSVDDGSSQFFFFLYEAELNPAGRNLIDGRNAAFGYVIDGFDVLEELTKDDTIISIDVFEGIENLKLNA, encoded by the coding sequence ATGCAAAAATTCTTATCAAATCAGAACAAACTTTTTTTAATTTTATCGATTGTAATTTTACAGGTTTTTTTCTTAAAACCGATTCAAGTACTAGCTGATTTACCTACTGGAAATGCTGTAAAAGACCCTAGTGCAATCCTCAGAAACGCACTCCCTATCAAGCAAGTTGAGTTACAAGAACTTCAACATAAACTGGAAGATACTAGTGACCTTATCAGGGGAGGAAGATGGCCCGCTCTTACGAAAACTGTTACAAAATGTCAATCTTTACTAAAAAAATACCAGAGTAAAATTATTCAAGAATTACCAAACGATAAAAAGAAAATTGCTGAGAAAACATTTTTAGAACTCAAAGAAAATTTTGATAGTCTTCAAGATTACTCTAAATCAAAAGATAAATACTCATTTATAGCGACCCGAAGAGATTCTTTAGACAAAATAGGTGGATTAGAAGAATATTTTCTACCAAATGAATTTCCATACTCTATTCCCAAAGAATTTGATAATTTACCAAGATTACTGGGCAGAGCAAAAGTCAATATAAAGACCTCCAAAGGAGATATGCAAGCAATCGTGGATGGATTTAACGCCCCACTTACAGCAGGAGCATTTATAGATTTATCTTCAAAAAACTTCTACAAAGATTTACCTATAAACAGAGCAGAAGAATTTTTTGTACTGCAAACAGGTGATCCAATTGGTGAAGATATTGGTTACGTAGATCCTGAAACAAAAGAAGAACGTCATGTTCCCTTAGAAATTAGAATTCCTGATGAAAAAGAAACTTTTTATAATCAAACTTTTGAAGATTTAGGTCTTTACACAGAGACACCAACATTACCTTTTGCAACACTTGGAACTCTAGGATGGTCCCATTCAAATACCTCAGTTGATGATGGCTCATCGCAATTTTTCTTCTTTTTATATGAAGCAGAATTAAATCCAGCAGGTCGCAATTTAATTGACGGGAGAAATGCTGCCTTTGGTTATGTTATAGATGGATTTGATGTATTAGAAGAGCTAACTAAAGATGACACAATAATTTCAATTGATGTTTTTGAAGGGATTGAAAACCTCAAATTAAATGCATAA
- the efp gene encoding elongation factor P, translated as MISSNDFRTGTTIELDGQVWRVVEFLHVKPGKGSAFVRTKLKSVQSGNVVEKTFRAGESVQQAILEKSNLQHTYVESGDYVFMDMTSFEETRLTSEQIGKGSKYLKEGMEVNVIFHNGKVLEVELPISITLKVTETDPGVKGDTASGGTKPAILETGAQVMVPLFISEGEMIKVDTRNDSYLGREN; from the coding sequence ATGATTTCCAGTAACGATTTTCGCACAGGTACTACCATCGAATTGGATGGACAAGTTTGGCGTGTTGTAGAATTTCTACATGTCAAGCCTGGCAAGGGTTCTGCTTTCGTGCGAACAAAATTAAAATCAGTTCAAAGCGGCAACGTAGTTGAAAAAACTTTTCGAGCCGGAGAATCAGTACAGCAGGCTATCCTTGAGAAGTCTAACCTGCAGCATACTTATGTGGAGTCTGGTGATTATGTTTTTATGGATATGACAAGTTTTGAGGAGACAAGACTCACCTCTGAACAAATAGGTAAAGGTTCAAAGTATTTGAAAGAGGGAATGGAGGTTAATGTAATTTTTCATAATGGTAAAGTTTTAGAAGTAGAACTTCCAATATCTATTACTTTGAAAGTTACAGAGACTGATCCAGGAGTTAAAGGTGATACTGCTAGTGGGGGCACGAAACCAGCTATTCTAGAAACAGGTGCTCAAGTTATGGTTCCTTTATTTATTTCTGAGGGAGAGATGATTAAAGTTGATACTCGTAATGACAGTTATCTTGGACGTGAAAATTAA
- the accB gene encoding acetyl-CoA carboxylase biotin carboxyl carrier protein, whose protein sequence is MAMKLDHDDLNRLIEKISKSDIQEFSLEGEDFKLEIKRNVFDQNQVFNNLVSNTSFDKQTIVDQKTNNGNIPIVSESEAPQVAPPGRSDLTEITSPMVGTFYRAAAPGEEPFVEVGNNVKVGQTICILEAMKLMNEIESEFNAEIVEILVENGTPVEFGQVLMRVKQS, encoded by the coding sequence ATGGCTATGAAATTAGATCATGATGACTTAAATCGCTTAATAGAGAAAATCTCTAAAAGTGATATACAAGAGTTCTCACTAGAGGGAGAAGATTTTAAACTCGAAATAAAAAGGAATGTATTTGATCAGAACCAAGTTTTTAATAATTTAGTCTCAAATACTTCATTTGATAAGCAAACAATTGTTGATCAAAAAACTAATAATGGCAATATACCAATTGTCAGTGAATCCGAAGCACCTCAGGTGGCGCCCCCAGGGCGTTCTGATCTAACTGAAATTACTTCTCCTATGGTTGGGACATTCTATAGGGCTGCAGCGCCTGGTGAGGAGCCATTCGTCGAAGTGGGGAATAACGTTAAGGTCGGTCAAACTATTTGTATTTTGGAAGCAATGAAGTTAATGAATGAAATTGAATCTGAATTTAATGCTGAAATAGTAGAGATTCTCGTTGAAAATGGAACACCAGTAGAATTTGGTCAAGTTTTAATGCGTGTTAAGCAGTCTTGA